Proteins from a single region of Apium graveolens cultivar Ventura chromosome 7, ASM990537v1, whole genome shotgun sequence:
- the LOC141671925 gene encoding exosome complex component RRP41-like — translation MAGKGSATPSTYSPSPNVHKKKKPPVFTDVDWVRPDGRRFNQCRPAFLRTGAVNSASGSAYAEIGNTKVIVSVFGPRESKKAMMYSDIGRLNCDVSYTTFATPTRGQVSDCKEISARLHKALEGAIILDTFPKTTVDVFALVLESGGSDLPVVISCASLALADAGIMLYDLISSVSVSCLGKNIVIDPVSEEESYQEGGLMITSMASRNEITQLAISGEWSTEKLHEAMETCLLACSKLGEVMRGCLKESSSATQE, via the exons ATGGCCGGAAAAGGTAGTGCAACTCCGTCGACTTATTCGCCGTCCCCCAATGTTCATAAGAAGAAGAAGCCTCCTGTCTTTACTGATGTCGATTGGGTTCGCCCTGACGGCCGTCGTTTCAATCAGTGCCGACCTGCCT TTTTAAGGACTGGTGCAGTAAATTCAGCGTCGGGATCTGCTTATGCGGAAATAGGAAATACCAAAGTCATTGTATCAGT GTTTGGACCTAGGGAAAGTAAGAAAGCAATGATGTACAGTGACATAGGGCGGCTGAATTGTGATGTCAGCTATACAACTTTTGCTACCCCTACACGCGGGCAG GTCTCAGATTGTAAGGAGATTTCAGCTAGGCTACATAAAGCTCTGGAAGGTGCCATAATACTGgatactttcccgaaaacaactGTTGATGTTTTTGCATTGGTGTTAGAATCTGGCGGCA GTGATCTTCCTGTGGTGATATCATGTGCTAGTCTTGCTTTAGCAGATGCTGGGATCATGTTGTATGACTTAATTAGCTCAGTTTCTGTG TCTTGCCTTGGGAAGAACATTGTAATTGATCCTGTTTCTGAGGAAGAAAGCTATCAGGAAGGGGGCCTAATGATTACTAGTATGGCATCCCGTAATGAGATCACTCAGCTTGCCATTTCAGGGGAATGGTCAACCGAAAAACTTCATGAG GCTATGGAAACTTGCCTTCTGGCTTGCTCTAAGCTTGGAGAGGTAATGAGAGGATGCCTGAAAGAATCTTCTTCTGCGACACAGGAGTAG